In Thermoanaerobaculum aquaticum, a single genomic region encodes these proteins:
- a CDS encoding ATP-binding protein → MVLHGRTASGAFAAEDRRLRGSAASFFHPSRCVRAAPSWQGSGGDWHAPGGEATFLWQVLSERLAAGTPREGILFFGFDDERLVGLTAADLGLLVEEYYRLHPEWRSGRRAPFLLDEIQLVEGWERFARRVLDTENLDLYVSGSSARMLSREVASSMRGRAVEAVVFPFSFCEFLRHRGREVENPERVTKAERSLLRRELETYLEVGGFPEAQGASARDRVELLRSYVDLVLLRDVVERYQISQPLALRSLTRHLLANAGGLFSVHRFYNDLRSRGVRIAKDSLHTYLGHLEDAFLVHSVWLATDSERRRMSNPRKVYPADPGLIPVFDRSGRLQPSKALETAVCIELLRQGGTVSYVRTREGFEVDFLVRWPEGGEELIQVCAEGGEPGTSEREVRALLSAAEDHPDALCSVVTPAPETFRQIPPQIRVHEASLWFLQRERGTLKAPTAGKPSKRRGRSAGK, encoded by the coding sequence ATTGTTCTTCATGGAAGGACAGCTTCGGGAGCTTTTGCGGCAGAAGATCGTAGATTACGAGGCAGCGCCGCTTCCTTCTTTCACCCGTCGCGATGTGTACGTGCCGCGCCTTCCTGGCAAGGCAGTGGCGGTGATTGGCATGCGCCGGGCGGGGAAGCCACGTTTCTCTGGCAGGTCCTTTCGGAACGGCTGGCAGCTGGCACGCCCCGGGAGGGCATTCTTTTCTTCGGCTTCGACGATGAGCGTTTGGTGGGGCTTACGGCCGCCGACCTTGGCCTGCTTGTTGAGGAGTACTACCGACTCCACCCCGAATGGCGCAGCGGTCGTCGTGCCCCGTTTCTTCTGGACGAGATCCAGCTGGTGGAAGGCTGGGAGCGCTTTGCCCGCAGGGTTCTCGACACCGAAAACCTGGATTTGTACGTTTCTGGTTCGTCAGCGCGGATGCTTTCCCGGGAGGTGGCCAGTAGCATGCGGGGTCGGGCGGTGGAGGCTGTGGTGTTTCCTTTCAGCTTTTGCGAGTTTCTGCGTCACCGCGGCAGGGAAGTTGAAAACCCCGAGCGGGTCACCAAGGCGGAGCGGTCCCTGCTCCGCAGGGAGCTGGAAACCTACCTGGAGGTCGGCGGTTTCCCCGAGGCGCAAGGGGCCTCGGCCAGGGATCGGGTGGAGCTTTTGCGCAGCTACGTGGACCTGGTGTTGCTGAGGGACGTGGTGGAGCGCTACCAGATTTCCCAGCCACTGGCGCTGCGGTCCTTGACACGCCACCTGCTGGCCAATGCCGGCGGGCTTTTTAGTGTCCACCGCTTTTACAACGACCTGCGCTCCCGCGGCGTGCGCATCGCCAAGGATTCGCTGCACACTTACCTTGGCCACCTGGAGGATGCCTTTTTGGTGCACAGCGTTTGGCTCGCCACCGACTCCGAGCGGCGGCGCATGAGCAACCCGCGCAAGGTTTACCCTGCCGATCCCGGCTTGATCCCGGTTTTTGACCGCAGCGGTCGCCTGCAACCCTCCAAGGCGCTGGAGACTGCCGTTTGCATCGAGCTTCTAAGGCAGGGGGGAACGGTCAGCTACGTGCGGACCAGGGAGGGCTTTGAGGTGGATTTCCTGGTGCGCTGGCCTGAAGGGGGCGAGGAGCTGATCCAGGTGTGTGCCGAGGGCGGTGAGCCGGGGACGTCCGAGCGCGAGGTGCGGGCGCTTTTGAGCGCTGCCGAGGACCACCCCGATGCGCTTTGCTCGGTGGTGACGCCGGCCCCGGAGACCTTTCGCCAGATTCCGCCGCAAATTCGCGTGCACGAGGCCAGCCTCTGGTTTTTGCAGCGGGAGCGAGGGACCCTTAAGGCGCCCACCGCCGGGAAACCTTCAAAGCGCCGGGGTCGGAGCGCAGGCAAGTAG
- a CDS encoding Swt1 family HEPN domain-containing protein: MAITNHERVGKALELLRAGLAPFVEREFQNRYQGQGQAEATKLLGDDRLLAGKPIREWDAGALLRVMWEAWNEIFRPILGQAERSLVSELREWRNKWAHQEAFTGDDAYRALDSAERLLTAISAPQAADLARMKQELLRVRFDEQLRTERRKVGGSLVAAATTGALKPWREVIFPHPDVANGRYQQAEFAADLWQVYLEEAASEYQDPVEFFHRTYLTDSLKRLLVSAVRRLSGSGGDPVVQLQTNFGGGKTHAMLALYHLFSGTPPAELPGVETVLAEAGVQSLPRVYRVVLVGNRISPGNPSVKPDGTVVRTLWGELAWQLGFAAGGIAEARKAFGRVAKDDENATNPGDTLRGLFKAYSPCLVLIDEWVAYARQLHDNPDLPGGTFDTQFTFAQALTECARAARNCLLVVSLPASDTPASPRVMAEDIEVGGVRGREALDRLRNVIGRIEAPWRPATTEESFEIVRRRLFQKMTEPDQFRDRDVTARAFADLYRGQKGEFPPECGEAEYERKLRAAYPIHPEVFARLYEDWSTLAKFQRTRGVLRLMAAVIHTLWERGDRNPLILPSTIPMDDPRVRSELTRYLSDNWTPVIEKDVDGPSSLPVRLDSEVPNLGKYHACRRVARTIYLGSAPIQGAAHQGIEDRRIRLGCVMPGEAPAVFGDALRRLAAEATYLYQDGNRYWYSTQPTVTSLAEDRAQQLARETEKVAREIERRVREEVRQRPGEFGRVHDFPRSTQDVPDDCDAKLVILGIDYPHTKGQQSPALTFAKQILEWRGSSQRYNRNTLVFLAADQTRLQDLEEATRRYLAWESILQDRDPLDLSPHQVRQAETQKADADAAVRARIPETYQWLLVPVQINAQSEVTWQEIRLQGTEGLAVRASARLIREELLLTSLAGTRLRMELDNVPLWRGDHVSVRQLADDFARYLYLPRLKGPAVLARAVEDGVELKTWERDGFAYADSLDEQAGRYRGLRGGQSVRIPVEGLPGLVVKPEVAREQLGKESSERTTTPAAVTHVAEVETASGYDVGPTPPPAPEPPTRFHGSVTLDPLRPGADAGRVAEEVIAHLAGLPGARVYLTLEIEVVVTQGVPDHVVRTVTENCRTLKFTSHGFERN, from the coding sequence ATGGCCATAACCAATCACGAGCGGGTGGGGAAGGCGTTAGAGCTGCTACGCGCTGGCTTGGCGCCGTTTGTGGAGCGGGAGTTCCAAAATCGGTACCAAGGCCAGGGTCAGGCGGAGGCAACCAAGCTTTTGGGGGATGATCGGTTGCTTGCTGGCAAGCCAATCAGGGAGTGGGACGCGGGGGCGCTGCTGAGGGTGATGTGGGAGGCGTGGAATGAAATTTTTCGGCCCATCCTGGGCCAGGCGGAACGTTCCCTGGTTTCTGAGCTGCGAGAGTGGCGAAATAAGTGGGCGCACCAGGAAGCGTTCACCGGTGACGACGCTTATCGTGCGCTGGATTCAGCCGAACGTCTACTTACAGCTATCTCTGCACCGCAGGCAGCGGACCTAGCGCGCATGAAGCAGGAGCTTTTGCGGGTGCGGTTTGATGAGCAGCTGCGTACAGAGCGGAGAAAGGTAGGGGGATCGCTTGTCGCGGCAGCCACCACAGGCGCATTAAAACCGTGGAGAGAGGTCATTTTTCCTCATCCAGACGTGGCAAACGGCCGGTACCAACAAGCCGAATTCGCCGCCGATCTGTGGCAGGTGTACCTTGAAGAGGCCGCCTCGGAGTACCAGGATCCGGTTGAGTTCTTCCACCGCACGTACCTCACCGATAGCCTCAAGCGTCTCTTGGTGAGCGCAGTCCGTCGGCTCTCTGGCTCCGGTGGGGACCCGGTAGTGCAGCTCCAGACCAACTTCGGAGGTGGTAAGACTCATGCCATGCTGGCGTTGTACCACCTTTTCTCGGGAACTCCGCCTGCTGAATTACCTGGCGTCGAAACTGTGCTCGCCGAGGCTGGGGTGCAGAGTTTGCCCCGGGTCTATCGAGTGGTGCTCGTAGGGAACCGCATTTCTCCGGGTAACCCCAGTGTGAAGCCGGATGGGACGGTTGTTCGCACCCTGTGGGGGGAACTGGCCTGGCAATTGGGGTTTGCAGCGGGCGGGATAGCAGAAGCAAGGAAAGCTTTTGGGCGAGTGGCGAAGGACGATGAGAACGCTACAAATCCCGGGGATACCTTAAGGGGGCTGTTCAAAGCGTACAGCCCATGCCTGGTGCTCATAGATGAGTGGGTGGCGTACGCCAGGCAACTGCACGATAACCCAGATCTGCCCGGCGGAACCTTCGATACGCAGTTCACGTTCGCCCAGGCGCTTACGGAATGCGCACGAGCGGCAAGGAATTGCCTGCTGGTGGTTTCTTTGCCGGCATCCGACACGCCTGCTTCTCCCCGCGTGATGGCCGAAGACATCGAGGTGGGCGGTGTGCGCGGGCGCGAGGCTCTGGATCGGCTACGAAACGTGATCGGCCGCATCGAGGCACCCTGGCGACCGGCCACGACCGAGGAAAGTTTCGAAATTGTTCGCCGGAGGCTTTTTCAGAAGATGACTGAACCCGATCAGTTCAGGGATCGGGATGTCACAGCTCGGGCTTTTGCCGACCTCTATCGCGGGCAAAAAGGTGAATTTCCTCCGGAATGCGGCGAGGCGGAATATGAGAGAAAATTGAGGGCCGCGTATCCCATTCACCCAGAAGTGTTTGCCAGGCTTTACGAAGACTGGTCCACGCTCGCGAAGTTTCAGCGCACCCGTGGAGTTCTGCGGTTGATGGCGGCGGTAATCCATACCCTCTGGGAACGAGGTGACCGGAACCCGCTCATTCTGCCGTCCACCATTCCCATGGACGATCCTCGGGTGCGGTCTGAGCTTACGCGCTACCTTTCGGACAATTGGACGCCGGTAATCGAAAAGGATGTGGACGGCCCGAGCTCGCTTCCGGTGCGACTGGACTCGGAAGTTCCTAACCTCGGAAAGTACCATGCGTGTCGCCGAGTGGCTCGCACCATTTACCTGGGCTCGGCTCCGATTCAAGGTGCCGCCCACCAGGGCATCGAAGATCGCCGGATTCGGCTGGGTTGCGTAATGCCGGGAGAGGCTCCAGCCGTTTTCGGTGACGCCCTACGTCGGCTGGCAGCAGAGGCTACCTACCTTTATCAGGACGGAAATCGCTATTGGTACTCGACCCAGCCTACCGTTACGAGCCTTGCGGAGGATCGTGCCCAGCAACTTGCACGTGAAACGGAAAAGGTGGCCCGTGAGATCGAACGGCGAGTACGAGAAGAGGTTCGCCAGCGCCCGGGCGAATTTGGCCGTGTTCATGACTTTCCACGTAGCACGCAAGATGTGCCCGACGACTGCGATGCGAAGCTTGTGATCCTTGGAATTGACTATCCGCACACAAAAGGCCAGCAAAGCCCAGCCTTAACCTTTGCAAAACAAATTCTGGAGTGGCGCGGCAGCTCTCAACGCTACAACCGGAATACGCTAGTTTTCCTGGCGGCGGATCAGACTCGGCTACAAGACTTGGAAGAGGCAACACGGCGCTATTTGGCATGGGAGTCTATCCTTCAGGACAGGGATCCGCTGGATCTCTCTCCCCATCAGGTACGGCAGGCCGAAACGCAAAAGGCAGACGCTGACGCGGCCGTCAGAGCTCGGATCCCCGAGACGTATCAGTGGCTGTTGGTGCCGGTTCAAATTAACGCACAGAGTGAAGTTACGTGGCAGGAAATTCGCCTCCAGGGCACCGAAGGGCTTGCAGTGCGCGCCAGTGCAAGGCTCATAAGGGAAGAGCTGCTGTTGACCTCTTTGGCGGGCACGCGACTTCGAATGGAGCTAGACAACGTGCCCCTGTGGCGTGGAGATCACGTGAGTGTTCGCCAGCTTGCGGATGATTTTGCGCGCTACCTTTATTTGCCACGTCTGAAGGGGCCGGCAGTGCTGGCGCGCGCGGTTGAAGACGGGGTGGAACTAAAGACCTGGGAGCGGGACGGCTTTGCCTACGCTGACAGTCTGGATGAGCAGGCTGGCCGCTACCGGGGCCTACGTGGTGGGCAATCCGTTCGCATCCCCGTTGAGGGGTTGCCAGGCTTAGTTGTCAAGCCTGAAGTTGCCAGGGAGCAACTGGGAAAAGAGAGCAGCGAGCGAACCACGACCCCAGCCGCAGTAACTCACGTTGCGGAAGTGGAAACAGCTTCAGGTTACGACGTAGGGCCAACACCTCCTCCCGCCCCGGAGCCCCCAACTCGGTTCCACGGGAGCGTGACCCTCGACCCTCTTCGGCCCGGGGCGGATGCCGGCAGGGTCGCCGAGGAGGTGATCGCCCACCTCGCGGGTTTACCTGGGGCTCGGGTTTATTTAACGCTAGAAATAGAGGTGGTGGTTACGCAAGGCGTGCCGGATCACGTGGTTCGCACGGTCACCGAAAATTGCCGGACGCTGAAGTTTACCAGCCACGGCTTCGAGCGGAATTGA
- a CDS encoding class II glutamine amidotransferase — MCRLLGLVANKPVDLSFSLGKFGDHAAKNPDGWGIAWWTHFKGWEIRKEPYRADTSEHYKHVSVEAKGQVFVCHVRFATIGEKKMENTHPFRHGDWVFAHNGSLDREKLLGLLRKSYRQCLRGETDSETFFLWILQNIEGCDHTLNGIRSAIRGVQDLTLSSLNFLLANGPELYVFRHATQKPNYYTLFYLVRDGTMTSPLQASSHELPALLKSKRLAGERAVLVCSEQLTDETWTPVEQGTLLVIDGANLSVKSYPVL, encoded by the coding sequence ATGTGCAGGCTTTTGGGACTTGTAGCCAACAAACCTGTCGACCTTTCTTTTTCGTTAGGCAAGTTTGGCGACCACGCTGCCAAGAACCCTGATGGGTGGGGTATAGCGTGGTGGACTCATTTCAAAGGATGGGAAATCCGCAAAGAACCCTACCGTGCTGATACCAGTGAACACTATAAACACGTAAGCGTAGAAGCGAAAGGGCAAGTGTTTGTCTGCCATGTTCGGTTCGCAACAATAGGAGAAAAAAAGATGGAAAACACCCATCCTTTCCGTCACGGGGATTGGGTCTTCGCCCACAATGGCTCGCTGGATCGTGAAAAACTCCTTGGACTGCTCCGGAAAAGCTACCGTCAATGCCTTCGTGGCGAAACCGACTCCGAAACGTTCTTCCTTTGGATTCTCCAAAACATTGAGGGCTGCGACCACACACTCAATGGAATCCGCTCAGCAATCCGTGGCGTGCAAGACCTAACTCTCAGCAGTCTCAATTTCTTGCTTGCCAACGGGCCCGAGTTGTACGTTTTCCGGCACGCAACACAAAAGCCAAACTACTACACGCTTTTTTACCTGGTCCGCGACGGGACAATGACCTCTCCGCTTCAGGCAAGCTCTCACGAACTCCCTGCGCTTTTAAAAAGCAAACGGCTGGCTGGAGAACGTGCTGTTCTAGTGTGCTCCGAGCAACTAACTGACGAAACATGGACTCCCGTGGAACAAGGCACGCTCCTCGTCATTGACGGGGCAAACCTTAGTGTAAAAAGCTACCCTGTCCTGTGA
- a CDS encoding DUF1156 domain-containing protein yields MTRKLIEVALPLPEINDASAYDKMPGIGAHPKGIHHWWARLPLPVARAVLFASVVDDPSSHPEKFPTEEAQEAERERLFGIVRRMMSKQLHKHPEIYAEAREEMLKYCDGKLPPVLDPFAGGGSIPLEAARLGFEAYAADLNPVAVLLNKCNLEIVPRWANHPPVNPETREKIGGTEGGNGADGLAADVHYYGQVILERARKRIGHLYPPVKVTAEMAAEHPHLQPYVGKELPVIAWIWARTVPSPNPAARGAHVPLMSTFWLSSKKGSEAWLEPVVDRAQNTWRFLVRTGAPKDREAVKAGTKTGRAQFRCLLTGDPISDDHIKKEGRAGRLGQRLVAIVADTGRGRVYVPATTSHEAVAGQGEPSWRPGGEIPPKLTGGTCALYGLTKMGDLFTPRQLTAMVALSDLIWEVRADVRQDALAAGLSEADADAYTAAIVTFLALALDRCADFNNALCRWEASRVEIKNLFARQAIPMVWDFAEGNPLGSPRSGFDVCLERVVEGLEHVYASGSNIGHARPIDAARPWDEISSVLISTDPPYYDNIGYAALSDFFYVWLRRTIGDLYPDLFATILVPKEPELVAAPERFDGDKRKAKEHFEQGFRRAFAILREKMDQRFPLTVYYAFKQDDVESGEDGEENEQNEEARIDRTTGWETMLEALIGTGFQITATWPVRASQKWRMNAMETNALASYIVIACRPRPEGAPQTDRRSFVAELKRELPVALRRLRQGNIAPVDFAQAAIGPGMAIYSKYRRVLEASGRPMTVRTALGLINQVLTEVLSEQEDEFDNDTRWAIAWFEQHGFFEGDFGNAELLSKAKATSVNGLVEAGIVATRAGGVRLLRPEELKKDWDPATDKRFTVWEATHHLLRLYWYEKAGEEATALLLQRLGSYGELARELAYRLYNVCEKRNWSQEAQGYNALVVGWPELARLSRIVVSTKQLTLETT; encoded by the coding sequence ATGACCCGTAAACTCATTGAAGTGGCGTTGCCCCTTCCTGAAATCAACGATGCGTCGGCGTACGACAAGATGCCGGGAATTGGGGCGCACCCCAAGGGGATTCACCACTGGTGGGCGCGGTTGCCGCTGCCGGTGGCGCGGGCCGTGCTTTTCGCCTCGGTGGTGGACGACCCCAGCAGCCATCCGGAAAAGTTCCCTACTGAGGAAGCGCAGGAGGCCGAGCGAGAGCGGCTGTTTGGAATCGTCCGGCGGATGATGTCGAAGCAACTGCACAAGCACCCTGAGATCTACGCCGAGGCTCGGGAGGAGATGCTGAAGTACTGCGACGGGAAGCTGCCGCCGGTGCTGGATCCGTTTGCGGGTGGTGGCTCAATTCCGCTGGAAGCGGCGAGACTGGGGTTTGAGGCGTACGCTGCCGATCTCAACCCGGTGGCAGTTTTGCTCAACAAGTGCAACCTGGAAATCGTTCCCCGTTGGGCCAACCACCCACCGGTAAACCCGGAAACCCGAGAAAAAATCGGGGGAACTGAGGGCGGGAACGGTGCCGACGGGCTTGCTGCCGACGTGCATTACTACGGGCAGGTGATCCTGGAACGGGCCCGAAAGCGGATTGGCCATCTGTATCCGCCGGTGAAGGTGACAGCCGAAATGGCCGCTGAACACCCACATCTCCAGCCCTACGTGGGGAAGGAACTGCCGGTGATCGCTTGGATTTGGGCGCGGACGGTGCCCAGCCCAAACCCGGCGGCCCGGGGCGCTCACGTGCCGCTTATGAGCACCTTCTGGCTGTCGAGCAAGAAAGGTAGCGAGGCCTGGCTGGAGCCGGTGGTGGACCGGGCGCAAAACACCTGGCGCTTCCTTGTGCGCACCGGGGCGCCGAAGGACCGGGAAGCGGTCAAGGCCGGCACCAAGACCGGTCGTGCCCAGTTTCGCTGTCTGCTGACGGGAGACCCCATCTCGGACGACCACATCAAGAAGGAAGGACGAGCGGGTCGGCTGGGTCAGCGCCTGGTGGCGATTGTGGCTGACACTGGTCGGGGACGGGTTTACGTACCGGCAACCACGTCACACGAGGCCGTTGCCGGGCAAGGGGAGCCGTCTTGGAGGCCTGGGGGAGAAATCCCGCCCAAGCTAACGGGTGGAACATGTGCGCTGTACGGACTTACGAAAATGGGCGACCTGTTTACCCCGCGCCAGCTCACGGCGATGGTGGCGCTTTCGGACCTGATCTGGGAGGTGCGGGCGGACGTGCGGCAGGATGCGTTGGCCGCCGGACTTTCCGAAGCGGACGCCGACGCCTACACCGCCGCCATCGTTACCTTCCTGGCCTTGGCCCTGGACCGCTGCGCGGATTTCAATAATGCACTATGTCGGTGGGAAGCCAGTCGAGTTGAGATCAAGAACCTATTTGCGAGACAGGCCATTCCAATGGTCTGGGATTTCGCGGAAGGCAATCCGCTCGGATCGCCTCGTTCCGGATTCGACGTTTGCCTGGAGCGCGTCGTCGAAGGGTTGGAGCACGTTTACGCTTCTGGTTCCAATATCGGCCACGCCCGCCCCATTGACGCCGCGCGGCCTTGGGATGAGATCTCCAGCGTGCTTATCAGTACCGACCCCCCCTACTACGACAACATCGGCTATGCGGCGCTTTCGGACTTCTTTTACGTCTGGCTGCGCCGTACCATTGGCGACCTTTACCCGGACCTTTTTGCCACCATCCTGGTGCCAAAAGAGCCTGAGCTGGTGGCGGCTCCCGAGCGGTTCGACGGCGACAAGCGCAAGGCCAAAGAGCACTTCGAGCAGGGCTTCCGCCGGGCTTTTGCCATCCTGAGGGAGAAGATGGACCAGCGGTTTCCGCTTACGGTGTACTACGCGTTCAAGCAGGATGATGTGGAGAGCGGAGAGGACGGGGAGGAAAACGAACAAAACGAGGAAGCCCGGATCGACCGCACCACCGGGTGGGAGACCATGCTCGAAGCGTTGATCGGCACGGGGTTCCAGATCACCGCCACCTGGCCGGTGCGAGCCTCGCAGAAGTGGCGGATGAACGCCATGGAGACTAACGCCCTAGCCTCCTACATAGTGATTGCTTGCCGGCCACGGCCCGAGGGCGCGCCCCAGACGGACCGGCGGTCCTTCGTGGCCGAGCTCAAGAGGGAGCTTCCAGTGGCGCTGCGGCGCCTGCGGCAGGGGAATATCGCCCCGGTGGACTTTGCCCAGGCCGCCATCGGCCCGGGAATGGCCATTTACTCGAAGTACCGTCGGGTGCTGGAAGCCAGCGGCCGGCCCATGACCGTGCGTACCGCCCTTGGTCTTATCAACCAAGTGCTCACCGAGGTGCTTTCGGAGCAGGAGGACGAGTTTGACAACGACACCCGCTGGGCTATCGCCTGGTTCGAGCAACACGGGTTTTTCGAAGGGGATTTCGGCAACGCGGAGCTGCTTTCCAAAGCCAAAGCGACCAGCGTGAACGGTCTGGTGGAGGCCGGAATCGTGGCCACCAGGGCGGGCGGGGTGCGGCTGCTGCGCCCGGAGGAACTTAAAAAAGATTGGGATCCTGCCACCGACAAGCGCTTTACGGTTTGGGAAGCCACCCACCACCTGCTTCGGCTTTACTGGTACGAAAAGGCCGGAGAGGAAGCCACAGCGCTGCTTTTGCAGAGGCTGGGCAGCTATGGGGAGCTGGCGCGGGAGCTCGCCTACCGGCTTTACAACGTATGCGAGAAGCGAAACTGGTCCCAGGAAGCCCAGGGGTACAACGCGCTGGTGGTGGGCTGGCCGGAGTTGGCCAGACTTTCCCGGATAGTGGTTTCCACCAAGCAGCTTACCCTTGAGACGACCTGA
- a CDS encoding (2Fe-2S)-binding protein — MARFTLDVNGVKRTVEVAADTPLLWVLRDHLGLVGTKYGCGVGLCGSCTVLVDGEAERSCSVAVSQVVGKKILTIEGLGGQHPVQEAFVAEDVPQCGYCQSGQVMQAVALLSKNPHPTPEQVAAVMGDILCRCGTYDRIAKAVARVARR, encoded by the coding sequence ATGGCCAGGTTTACGCTGGATGTGAACGGGGTAAAGAGGACCGTGGAGGTGGCGGCGGATACGCCGCTTTTGTGGGTGCTGCGGGATCATTTGGGGCTTGTCGGCACCAAGTACGGCTGCGGGGTGGGGCTTTGCGGGTCCTGCACGGTGTTGGTGGACGGGGAAGCGGAGCGCAGTTGCAGCGTGGCGGTTTCCCAGGTGGTGGGGAAGAAAATCCTCACCATTGAGGGCCTGGGGGGCCAACACCCGGTGCAGGAGGCGTTTGTGGCGGAGGATGTGCCCCAGTGCGGCTACTGTCAGTCGGGGCAGGTGATGCAAGCGGTGGCGCTTTTGTCCAAGAACCCCCATCCCACGCCGGAGCAGGTGGCGGCGGTGATGGGGGACATTTTGTGCCGGTGTGGCACCTATGACCGCATCGCCAAAGCCGTGGCCCGGGTGGCCAGGAGGTGA